From the Oleiphilus messinensis genome, one window contains:
- a CDS encoding IS200/IS605 family accessory protein TnpB-related protein has protein sequence MDTPTKTLTFETRLDLIHEQDAALCQYAELWNQVKFHWFANLQKPKAQQLNRTQFMHEMGMPFSYRVFQGVQQSIKGLIQSYQTNRNNRLVTLDVKIKQLEKTLNKLEKRCDHVAEKGCPQQAKQLRNRLRQKEVKLRRWQQKQTALVAEKQENKTPICFGGRKLLKERQALETGSAIEGWKQRWHEARHREFLLVGSHDESWGCQNAQLSPSEQDDAYQLKLLVPHQLRATFGTTINIDHLQFKHGKAAIAQAVWQNQVKKHDKSIKGQPLSFRFKRDKKGWRLLVSVEVAGPTEQAEWIDDDQGVIGVDVNPDHLAVVELDRNGNPLQHRTFDLPLHYKNDAQRAAIIGDAVRDLMDFAAQQGKAVVIEKLDFQQKKRQYQKQDHPQYARMLNAFAYGKIKALIETQSIKRGIRLYHVNPAYTSLLGRMKYRDRHGFSDHHAAALVIGRRHYGFKEKPPKQLIGINAKGTVKTEHPPVRMALGDYQYYNKLQRWYRPLEKSLDFLSGWRHFRRVNRVSYSVEARLDGRPGMSPDLVQESSTLLSAHPAL, from the coding sequence GTGGATACGCCAACCAAAACACTCACCTTTGAAACCCGGCTTGATTTGATTCATGAGCAGGATGCGGCATTGTGTCAATATGCCGAGCTGTGGAATCAAGTGAAGTTTCATTGGTTTGCTAACTTACAAAAGCCTAAAGCCCAGCAATTGAATCGTACCCAGTTTATGCATGAAATGGGGATGCCGTTCAGCTATCGGGTGTTTCAAGGCGTCCAGCAAAGCATTAAAGGCTTAATCCAGTCTTACCAAACCAATCGAAACAACCGACTGGTGACGCTGGACGTTAAAATCAAACAGCTGGAGAAAACGCTCAACAAGCTAGAGAAGCGCTGTGATCATGTTGCAGAGAAAGGCTGCCCGCAACAGGCGAAACAACTTCGCAACAGGTTACGACAGAAGGAAGTGAAACTGCGTCGTTGGCAGCAAAAGCAGACCGCCTTGGTGGCCGAAAAACAGGAAAACAAAACACCGATTTGTTTTGGTGGTCGAAAGCTGCTGAAAGAGCGTCAAGCGTTAGAAACGGGTTCGGCCATTGAAGGCTGGAAACAACGCTGGCACGAAGCACGACACCGCGAATTTCTATTAGTGGGTTCTCATGATGAATCCTGGGGCTGTCAAAATGCCCAGCTATCGCCCAGTGAGCAAGACGATGCTTACCAGCTAAAACTCCTGGTGCCCCATCAATTACGCGCCACGTTCGGCACGACCATTAACATTGATCACCTGCAATTCAAGCATGGTAAGGCGGCTATTGCCCAAGCCGTTTGGCAGAATCAGGTTAAAAAACACGATAAATCAATCAAAGGGCAACCCCTGAGTTTTCGATTTAAGCGAGACAAAAAAGGTTGGCGGTTACTCGTTAGCGTGGAAGTGGCAGGACCAACAGAGCAAGCAGAGTGGATCGATGATGACCAAGGTGTCATCGGTGTAGATGTCAACCCGGACCACTTAGCGGTCGTCGAGCTGGATCGAAACGGTAACCCACTGCAACACCGAACGTTTGACTTACCGCTACACTATAAGAATGATGCTCAACGGGCAGCCATTATTGGGGATGCCGTACGAGACCTGATGGACTTTGCCGCACAGCAAGGCAAAGCGGTGGTGATTGAAAAGCTGGATTTTCAGCAAAAGAAACGGCAATACCAAAAGCAGGATCACCCTCAGTATGCCCGGATGTTAAACGCCTTTGCTTACGGTAAGATCAAGGCCTTGATTGAAACGCAAAGCATTAAACGCGGCATACGCCTTTATCACGTCAATCCGGCTTATACTTCATTACTGGGGCGGATGAAATATCGCGATCGACACGGTTTCTCAGATCACCATGCTGCCGCGTTAGTGATTGGTCGTCGGCATTATGGCTTTAAAGAAAAGCCGCCAAAACAACTCATTGGTATTAACGCGAAGGGTACCGTTAAGACCGAGCATCCGCCTGTAAGGATGGCGCTCGGGGATTATCAGTATTACAATAAACTTCAGCGTTGGTACCGACCACTCGAAAAATCATTAGATTTTCTGAGCGGTTGGCGTCACTTTCGTCGTGTGAATCGGGTTAGTTACTCCGTCGAGGCTCGCCTTGATGGTAGACCGGGCATGAGTCCCGACTTGGTTCAGGAAAGCTCTACCCTGCTTTCCGCGCACCCTGCGCTGTAG
- a CDS encoding MerR family DNA-binding transcriptional regulator, which yields MAEFLSIGAAAFLLGVAVSTLRRWEKESRFFSDFRTPGGHRRKNQRAIA from the coding sequence ATGGCTGAATTTCTATCGATAGGCGCTGCCGCTTTTCTGCTGGGTGTGGCCGTTTCCACCCTTCGTCGCTGGGAAAAAGAATCACGATTTTTCTCAGATTTTCGTACGCCTGGTGGCCATCGTCGTAAAAATCAACGAGCCATCGCCTAG